From the Salvelinus alpinus chromosome 12, SLU_Salpinus.1, whole genome shotgun sequence genome, the window CTATTTGTTAGATGTATTTAATGTTTTGGATAGTGAAACGTGGAACACCCCCGCGTATCCAGCCAACAGTCGAATGTTCCATTTCTATATAAAACGCTCGAGCCCACTTTCCAGTACCATTTGCAACTGTCACTTCAGTTGGATAAGatatacacaacaacaacagggtcACTAGTTAGCTATCAATTAAAAATAAGCAAGAAATTCACCTGAAACTCGGAACTTATTTGGCTATCTTCTATAgtcgtattttttttaaattgtactaTTTGACGAGAGAAAAGGGGTGTGACAGGCTAGATAGCGCAGCTGTAGCCCCGAGCAGGTCAAGCTGCTTGTACCAGAGGCGTGCTACCAGGCTATGTACTCTCTAAAGCCAGTGGTCAAGAAAAAAACGAAGAAGATTGTAAAAAGGTAGACTTTTAGGGGTTTTCGTGTGGTGATCCACGAAAGTATACGAAACCCCATACAGAGAAATTACAATTTCTTTGTTACCTAGCCGCTGACAGCAGCGGAAAAGAGTATGTGAAGCTCAGGGAAGCACTTAAACTGCGTTTCTGATGCTTTTCGAACAAGAGATGTATGGGAAGGCAATGGTGTGCCAGTGGCGGGTCTACAGTGACCGACCTGCTTGCAAAGACCAACAGAAGGATGGGCAGCAGGCAAGGAGAGGGGACAACAGCAAGCTTAGTTGGTCCAAGAACGGGAGGAGGCAGCAAGGGTATCGGGGGAAGAGAGGAAGGGTGCATGGGcatcatcatcctcaccaccCCAGCCAGTTCTACAAACAGAACCGACCACCTCGTATGATGACGTCACTGCGTCCTGTCAACATCAAAGGCAACAGAGCGCCAGGAATGAGAGCTCCGAGGAACACCAACCAGTTCCTGATGCACGAAAAATACCAGATGATGCATATGCGTTCGGACTCCATCGGCACAGACAGTGGGTCTGACTGCGAAACTGATTTCACAGATATGGACTCGTATCTAGGCGTGCTAGAGAACGCAAGGGGCGCTCTCCTCGACAGTCCAGATCTCACAAAAACGCCAGCACGGTTCTTCCCCCGACAACTGGCCAAGTGCCAGCAGTTCCCCTTCTTCAATTTAGGGGATTTGTACCAAGAGGAGCAGGAGAGTAACAGTATGCAGTATTTCCCGTCAGATAACGACGTGATGCAGAGTGAAGATTTCATGCAGAAAGACTTCAATGACTTTTGTGACACGTTCAGTGGGACCGAACCACCGATAGACATGTAAAAGAACCTGGTATCTAAatgtaatgtatttctgtttacATTAAATGTATGTTTACATTAGATGTAGGAGAGAAAACATACCTCAATTCAACAGATATTGGTTACTGTTACAATATATGATTGTTTTCTGATACTGTCTGTTTATGGTGTTATTGACAATGCTGTGTTGGGGGAGTGGTTAAATGGGTAGGAGTGAGACCTACGAACCAATCACATCCGTGCTCGTTGGATTATTCTACACCATTGCTTGATGCTGTCATTGCATTATTGAAAAACGCTTTGAACAATAAATAACTGCTTCTTATTAAAAATCTGTTTCAATCTACTTTTGTTTTGATAATTACACTGTTGTATAGTCAAATAAGCAACGGTATCGTTAGGATAATATTTATTTTGAAATATATTTCTTACATTTATTGCCAGTAGAAGAATATATGTCAGTATGTTGTAAGTAGGCTACATTTTAGGTTAGAACTGAACATTTTGTTAGGATGGTAGTATTGTTTAatcactaaataaaataaaactggaTTGATGTGTTCTAGAATGTAAATGCAGCAACAAAGGAGGTGGGTGGGCGGAAGCCATTGAAATGTAGACGACAGATTATTCCGATAGACTGTATAGAACAACATGATACTGGAATAGGATCACGCTCATAAGTATATCATCATAGCTAAGTACTATATTTAATGTGTTTGTCATGGTTCTCTTGTGTGTGTGAGACTACTACATTGTTCAAATCCAGTACAGTGTAATAAGCACTcgagaaagagagaaactgtAACAAATAGAACCACAGAGGTTGGTAAATATAAGTCTATGTGTTGGTAGAACTAACCGCATAGTAAGAGAACCACAGAGGTTGGTAAATATAAGTCTATGTGTTGGTAGAACTAACCGCATAGTAAGAGAACCACAGAGGTTGGTAAATATAAGTGTATGTGTTGGTAGAACTAATCGCATAGTAAGAGAACCACAGAGGTTTGTAAATATAACTCTATGTGTTGGTAGAACTAACCGCATAGTAAGAGAACCACAGAGGTTGGTAAATACACTACatgtccaaaagtatgtggacaccccttcaaatgagtgaattcggctatatcagccacacccgttgctgacaggtgtattaaatcgagcacaccgccatgcaatctccatggacaaacattggcagtagaatggccgatACCgaatagctcagtgactttcaacataagatgccacctttccaacaagtcaggtcgtaagatttctgccctgctagagctgccccggtcaactgtaagtgctgtttttgttaaatggaaacgtctaggagcaacaacggctcagccgcaaagtgataggcaacacaagctcacagaacgggaccggcgagtgctgaagcgtgtaaaaattgtctgtccttggttgcaacactcactactgagttccaaactgcctctggaagcaacgtcagcacaagaactgttcatcgggaccttcatgaaatgggtttccatggccgagcagcctcacacaagcctaagatcaccatgagcaatgccaagcgtcggctggagtggtgtaaagctccctgccattagactctggagcagtggaaacacgttctctggagtgatgaatcacgcttcaccatctggcagtctgatggacaaatctgggtttggcgaatctgggtttggtgaatgccaggagaacgctacctgcctgaatgcatagtgccaactgtaaagtttggtggaggaggaataatggtctggggctgtttttcatggttcgggcgagtttgaatctcatcaggGACAACTTTAGTAtttgagctaattagcaacttttcaactacttactactttttagtgACTTTTCAacaacttagcatgttagctaacctttcccctaaccttaaccctttaacctaactcctaaacgtaACCTTAGTtcttgatttattttatttaacctttatttaactaggcaagtcagttaagaacaaattcttatttaaaatgacggcgtaccctggccaaaccctagcCCGGGAAGACgccgggttgtgatacagcctggaatcaaaccagggtctgtagtgacacctctagcactgagatgcagtgccttagaatgctgcgccactcgggagccctaacccctagcttagctaacgttagccagctagttaacgttagccgcCTAGCTGTTTTTAGAGTGAGGTGTGCCAGGAATGTAACCTATGCCCGTTCCTGAGTTAAAGTTATTATCTACTCCACCTTGATAAGTGACTGCAGTGACACAGACACGGCACTGGCTTCACTATTGTAGCTAAGTTATAAATGTATTCAGGCCCAGTGACTCTCAGTGGGCTAGACTTAGTAAACAGACAGCTGAAAGAAGCATTGTACTGGCCTCCCTGCCTGGCCCTGGAGCTGGCCTGGAGtattaggacagagagggggaggggaggggaggaaggagggaggaggaaagaggagagaaaaggagggagggtgTATAAATGAGTGGAGAGGGGGAGTATGTGGGAGAatgaggtgaggagggaggagattGAGAgtatgtatgaccatattagacacatttccctcagattacacatacCCACA encodes:
- the LOC139536462 gene encoding coiled-coil domain-containing glutamate-rich protein 1, translating into MLFEQEMYGKAMVCQWRVYSDRPACKDQQKDGQQARRGDNSKLSWSKNGRRQQGYRGKRGRVHGHHHPHHPSQFYKQNRPPRMMTSLRPVNIKGNRAPGMRAPRNTNQFLMHEKYQMMHMRSDSIGTDSGSDCETDFTDMDSYLGVLENARGALLDSPDLTKTPARFFPRQLAKCQQFPFFNLGDLYQEEQESNSMQYFPSDNDVMQSEDFMQKDFNDFCDTFSGTEPPIDM